A region of Diceros bicornis minor isolate mBicDic1 chromosome 31, mDicBic1.mat.cur, whole genome shotgun sequence DNA encodes the following proteins:
- the LOC131395439 gene encoding olfactory receptor 5D18-like, with the protein MSPSERNKTGATFTLLGFSDFPELEIPLFLIFLTIYIVTVIGNIGMIVIIKIDPKLHTPMYFFLSHLSCVDFCYSSSITPKTLVNLVAEDRTISFIGCVVQFFFFCTFAVTESFLLAVMAYDRFVAICNPLLYTVAMSQKLCAMLAFGSYAWGVVCSLILTCSAIKLSFQGFNTINHFFCEFSSLLSLSCSDTYVNQLLLFIFSTFNVVSTLFIILMSYVFIIVTILKMRSASGHRKAFSTCASHLTTISIFHGTILFLYCVPNSKNSRHTVKVASVFYTVVIPMLNPLIYSLRNKDVKDTVREIMKTNFHIECMHW; encoded by the coding sequence ATGTCACCgtcagagagaaataaaactggGGCCACGTTCACTCTCTTGGGCTTCTCAGATTTCCCAGAACTGGAAATCCCTCTCTTCTTGATTTTTCTGACCATCTACATTGTCACTGTTATAGGGAATATTGGGATGATTGTAATAATCAAAATTGACCCCAAACTGCACACCCCTATGTACTTTTTCCTCAGCCACCTCTCATGTGTGGATTTCTGCTATTCCTCCAGCATTACTCCCAAGACCCTGGTGAACCTAGTTGCGGAAGACAGAACCATTTCATTCATAGGATGTGTAGtacagttctttttcttttgtacctTTGCAGTAACTGAATCTTTTTTATTAGCTGTGATGGCCTACGACCGCTTTGTCGCCATTTGTAACCCTCTGCTCTACACAGTTGCCATGTCCCAGAAACTCTGTGCCATGCTAGCGTTTGGATCATATGCATGGGGGGTAGTTTGTTCCTTGATACTTACATGCTCTGCTATCAAATTATCATTTCAGGGTTTCAACACAATTAatcatttcttctgtgaattctCCTCCTTGCTGTCTCTTTCTTGCTCTGATACTTATGTCAACCAGTTgctgcttttcattttttccaccTTTAATGTGGTTAGCACACTATTCATCATTCTCATGTCTTATGTATTTATCATTGTCACCATCCTCAAGATGCGTTCAGCCAGTGGGCACCgcaaagccttctccacctgtgccTCCCACCTGACCACCATCTCCATCTTCCATGGCACCATCCTCTTCCTCTACTGTGTGCCCAACTCCAAAAACTCCAGGCACACAGTCAAAGTGGCCTCTGTGTTTTACACAGTGGTGATTCCCATGTTGAATCCTCTGATCTACAGTCTGAGAAATAAGGATGTCAAGGATACAGTCagggaaataatgaaaacaaattttcACATTGAATGCATGCATTGGTAA